The DNA region GTCCAGCGCACGTGCAGTTCGGCGAGCGCCTCCAGCTGCTCGAACTGGACCGAGGACTCCCGGTACAGCTCCAGCAGCGCGAGGAACCTCGCCACGATCTCGACGGTGTGCTCGCAGTCCTCGACCAGTTCGCCGAAGGTCGCCTCGCCTCGTTCCGCGAGCTTGAGCCGCAGCAGCGCGGCGTGTTCGCGCACCGAGACCCGGCCCATGTGGATATGCGCGATCGACACCTGCGGTGGCGGCTTCGGTTTGAAGACCGCGACCGCGATCTCGGAGAACTTCCCCACGTCGACGCCGAGCATCACCTCGGGAAGCAGACCCATGAACCGGTCTTCGAGCGCGACCGAGCGCGGATAGCGCCGCAGCGCGCCGGCCTCCAGCTCCCCGAACAGCGCCGCGACCTGCTTGTACGCCCGGTACTGCAGCACGCGCGCGAACAGCAGGTCCCGTGCTTCGAGCAGGGCGAGGTCGTCTTCGCTCTCCACCTCGGCGGCGGGCAGCAGGCGCGCCGCCTTGAGGTCGAGCAGGGTCGCCGCGATGACCAGGAACTCGGTCGTCTCGTCGAGGTTCCACTCCGTGCCGAGCGCACGGGTGTAGGCGATGAAATCGTCCGTGACCCGGTGCAACGCGACTTCGGTGACGTCGAGCTGGTGCTGCGAGATCAGCTGGAGCAGCAGATCGAAGGGGCCCTCGAAGTTCTCCAGGTGCACCTTGAACTTGGACGTGCTCAGCTCTTCACTGGCCAGTCCTTCGGGGACCATCCCGCCGTGCACGGTCTCGTGCACGGCGGGGGTCTCGTCTGCCTCTGTCCGCTCGACCGGCTCTGAGCCGCTGGGAGCAGCCGCGGCCGGGTCGTCCATCAGTTCTCGGTCTCTTTCCCGTCCTCGCTGCCCGCCCGCAGGCGCTGGACGAGGACCGAGTCCTCGCCCGCCGCGTCGAAGTCGGCCAGCAGCACGGCCACCGCCTCGCGGACCAGCCTGCCGCGATCGAGTACGAGGCCGTGCTTCGCCCGGAGGTTCAGCCTGGCCTGCTCCATCGCCAGCAGTTCGTCGCCGGAGACGTAGACGGTGATCTTCGCGTCGTGCTTGGTCCGCCCGGACCCGCTGCGCGCGGCACGGGTCAGCTGTTCCTTGTGCGCGGGCCCCGTCTCGTTCCCGGAACCGTTCCCGTTGCCGTTCCCCTTCGCGGGGCGGGCTGTTCGGGCGCGGGCGGCAGATCGAGGGCGGGGCTGGAGGTGATCCTGAAAAGTTCGGACGCTCCGGGCAGGGAAGCTCGCCTGCTCACCGAGCGATCACCTCGCGTGCCAGCGCGCGATAAGCCGCCGCGCCCGCCGATTTGGGAGCCCAGGTCGTGATCGGCTCGCCCGCGACCGTCGTCTCGGGGAACCGCACGGTGCGGTTGATCACCGTGTCGAACACGGTGTCGCCGAATGCCTCCACCACTCTCGCCATGACCTCCTTCGAGTGCAGGGTTCTCGGGTCGTACATGGTGGCGAGAATCCCGGTGATGTCCAGTTTGGGGTTGAGGCGTTCCTGCACCTTCTCGATGGTGTCGATCAGGAGCGCTACGCCTCGCAGACTGAAGAACTCGCACTCCAGCGGGATGATCACACCGTCCGCGGCGGTCAGTGCGTTCACCGTCAGCAGGCCTAGCGAGGGCTGGCAGTCGACAAGAACATAGTCGTAGTCGTTCATGACCGGACGAAGGACCCGTAACAAAGTGTGTTCGCGTCCTACCTCTGCGACCAACTGGACCTCGGCCGCGGACAGGTCGATGTTGCTCGGCAGCAGGTCGACGCCGTCCACCCGGGTCTTCCGGATGACGTCGGTGATGCTGACCGAGCGCTCCATGATGACGTTGTAGACCGTCTGGTCCAGCTCGTGCGGCTGAATGCCGAGGCCGACCGAAAGCGCGCCCTGCGGATCGAAGTCGACCAGCAGCACCCGGCGGCCGCATTCGGCCAGCGCCGCGCCGAGGTTGATGGTCGAGGTGGTCTTGCCGACGCCGCCCTTCTGGTTGCACATGGCCATCACCAGTGCGGGGCCGTGCCGGTCCAGCGGCGGCGGGTCGGGGATCTCGCGATACGGACGGCCGGTGGGCCCGATGCCGTCGTTGTCGCGTTCTTGCTGCTTGGCGTCCTTGGCTTCTTTGGCGCGCTTGGCCTTGCGGCCGCGGGAAGAGATCGTGTCCTCCGACGGTTCGTCGCCGTCGTGTTCGGCGGGGGTTGCGATGGTCACCTGGCTGAGGCTCGCCGCGGCCGAACCGGCGGACGCGGACGGCTTCGCCGGCTCGTTCGGTGTCGACATGGCGCGAAAGCTCCTCTTCGGCAGGATCCTCGGCAGCCTATGCGCGATCCGGGAGCCGAGCCAACGAGGCACGCCGGGACCGACCGGGGTGATTAGCCGAGCGCGCGCGGATGTGCTGTCGCGTAAACCTCGCGGAGCGTGTTGACCGTGACCAGCGTGTACACCTGGGTGGTGGTCACCGAAGCGTGGCCGAGCAGTTCCTGCACGACGCGGACGTCGGCGCCGCCTTCGAGCAGATGCGTGGCGAAGGAGTGGCGCAACGTGTGCGGGGAAACGCCCGCCGTGATCCCGGCGGATTCCGCGGTGTCCTTGAGGACCTGCCACGCGCTCTGCCGGGAAAGCCTGGAGCCGCGGGCGTTCAGGAACATCGCGGGTGTCCCCCGGCCGTGGGTGGCGAGGGTGGGCCGCGCGCGGACGAGGTACGCGTGCACCGCTTCCAGCGCGGGACGGCCGATGGGCACGATGCGCTGTTTGCCGCCCTTGCCGTCGAGCAGCACGGTCCGTTCGGCGTCGTCGATGTCGTCGACGTCGAGCCCGACCGCCTCGGAGATCCGCGCGCCGGTGGAGTAGAGCAGTTCCAGCAGCGCCCTGTCCCGCAGCGGCCGTTCGCCCTCGGGTGGCGGGGTTTCGAGCAGTTTCAGCACGTCGCCCACCGGAAGCGCCTTGGGCAGCCGTTTGGCCGCGGCGGGCGGGCGGACCTCGCGGGCCGGATCGTGCTCGGTGATGCCGTCGGCGTGCGCGAACTTGTGCAACCCCCGCACCGCGACCAGTGCGCGGGCCGCCGAGGACGCGGCCAGCGGACGATGTTCTTCGTCGCCCTCGCGCAGGGCCGCGCCGAACGAGGTGATGTGCGCCGAGGTGACGTCGGCGAAGCGCTCGACGTCGACGTCGCCGAGGTACGCGGTGTACCGGCGCAGGTCACGCGAGTAGCTGTCGAGGGTGTTCCTCGCGGTTCCGCGCTCGACCACCAGATGGTCGAGGTAAGCGGCGACCACCTGGGCGACTCCGGTACCGCCGGCCCGTGACACACGGACACTCTAGGACCACCGCGACCCGATCGGGGGTTCGCCGCGCGTACCGCGCCGCGGGTGTGAAACGGGCTACCTTGGGAGCATGTCCCAGCAACCGGACCCGGAGGAGATGCGCGTCGGCACCGCCGAACGCGAAGAGGCCGCGCGGCTGCTCGGCGACCACTACAGCCAGGGCAGGCTCACCCCGGACGAGTACGAAGGCCGTGTTCTCGCCGCGTACGAGGCCGTGACGCTCGGCGAGCTCCGGCCGCTGTTCCAGGACCTCCCCGCGCCGCACCCGAAGTACCTGGCGCCGCGGTTCGACCCGCCGCCCTTCGTGCCTGTGTATCAGCAGCCGGCCCCGGTGCTGCCCTACTCGCCGAAGTCGAAGATCGCCGCCGGGGTGCTGCAGATCGTGCTGCCGTTCGGGATCGGGCGGTTCTACACCGGGCACGTCGGCCTCGCCCTCGGCCAGCTGGCGGTCGTGCTGGTCACCTGCGGCGTCGGGGTGGTCTGGCCGATGGTCGACGGGATCGTGCTGCTGGCGAACGGCGGCACCGACGCTCAGGGCCGCCGTCTCCGCGACTGAAGCCTCGTGAGTGGCAAGGACGGTTAGAACCGTCCTTACCACTCACGAGCGTCAGAGACCGCGCGAAGCGAACTTCGTCGGCCTGTCCTCCCAAGGCGCGTCCGAAGGCCGCGACGAAGCCGCGCCCGAAAGCACCGCGTGCGCGGCGAGCACGCCACCGACGGTCGCCCCGTTCACCAGCTCACCCGCCAGCGCCATCCGGACCGCCTCGGCGAGCGGGAACTTCCGCATGACGAGGTCGGCCTCCTCCTCGCCGAGCATCTCCCTGTCCACTTCGGACAGTTCGCGGGCGAGGTAGACGCGGACGACCTCGTCGGTGAAGCCGGGCGACGCCGCGACGTCGACCAGGGTCTCCCAGCGCTCGGCGCTGAGCCCGACCTCCTCGACCAGCTCGCGTTTGGCCGCGCCGACGGGGTCCTCCCCCGCCTTGTCGATCAGGCCGGCGGGCAGTTCCCACAGCCGCCGCCCGATCGGGTGGCGGTACTGGTGGATCAGCGTCACCGCCCCGTCGGCGTCCAGCGCGACGACGGCGACCGCGCCCAGGTGCTCGACGACCTCACGGCGGGCGGTGCCGCCGCCGGGCATCACGACCTCGTCGACCCGCAACCCCACGACGCGTCCGATGTGGACGTCCCTTGTGGACGCGACGGTGAACTCGTGCTTGCCGGGTTCGGTCACCGGGCCACCGTCTGCGGGGCCTCGGGCAGCTCGACCGGCAGCCGCTCGGCGACCTTGCGGTCCACGACGGCCTTCACGAACGCGCTGAACAGCGGGTGCGGCCGCGTCGGGCGGCTCTTGAGCTCCGGGTGCGCTTGGGTGCCGACGAAGAACGGGTGCTTGTCGGCGGGCAGCTCCACGAACTCGACCAGGTGGTCGTCGGGCGAGGTGCCCGAGAACACCAGACCGGCGTCGGAAAGGCGCTTGCGGTAGGCGTTGTTGACCTCGTAGCGGTGGCGGTGCCGCTCGGAGACCTCGGTGCTGCCGTACGCCTTCGCGACCTGCGAGCCCGGCTTCAGCTTCGCGACGTACGCGCCGAGCCGCATCGTGCCGCCCATGTCGCGCTCGCCCGCGACGACGTCACGCTGGTCGGCCATCGTGGAGATGACCGGGTTCGGGCCGTCCTCGAACTCGGCCGAGTTCGCGTCCTTGATCCCGGCCAGGTTCCGCGCCGCGTCGATCACCATGCACTGCAGGCCGAGGCACAGGCCCAGCAGCGGCAGCCCGTGGGTGCGGGCGTAGGCGATGGCGCCGACCTTGCCCTCGATACCGCGGATGCCGAAGCCGCCGGGGATCAGCACACCGTCCACATCGGACAGCGCGGCCGCGGCACCCGCCGGGGTCTCGCAGGAGTCCGAGGGAACCCAGGCGATCTGCACCTTGGCGCGGTGGGCGAACCCGCCCGCGCGCAGCGCCTCGGTCACCGACAGGTACGCGTCCGGCAGGTCGATGTACTTGCCGACGACCGCGACCCGCACCGTCTCCGACGGGTTGTGCACGCGGTCGAGCAGGTCGCCCCACACGGTCCAGTCGACGTCGCGGAACGGCAGCCCCAGGCGGCGCACCACGTAGGCGTCGAGCGCCTCACGGTGCAGCACCTTCGGGATGTCGTAGATCGACGGCGCGTCGGGGCAGGCGATGACGGCCTCGGTGTCGACGTCGCACATCAGGCCGATCTTGCGTTTGAGATCCTCCGGCAGCTCGCGGTCGGCGCGGCAGACGAGCGCGTCGGGCTGGATACCGATGTTGCGCAGCGCGGCGACCGAGTGCTGGGTCGGCTTGGTCTTGAGCTCGCCCGACGGGGCGAGGTACGGGACCAGCGAGACGTGGAGGAAGAAGCACTGGTCGCGGCCGACGTCGTGGCGGACCTGACGGCAGGCCTCCAGGAACGGCAGCGACTCGATGTCGCCGACGGTGCCGCCGACCTCGGTGATCACGACGTCCGGGCTGTTCCCGTCCTCGTCGGCGCCCGCCGCTGCGGTGATCCTCGCCTTGATCTCGTCGGTGATGTGCGGGATGACCTGCACGGTGTCGCCGAGGTACTCACCACGGCGCTCCTTGGCGATGACCTCGGAGTACACCTGCCCGGTGGTGACGTTCGCCTTGCCGTCGAGAGCCCGGTCGAGAAAACGCTCGTAGTGCCCGATGTCCAGATCGGTTTCGGCGCCGTCGTCGGTGACGAACACCTCACCGTGCTGGAACGGGTTCATCGTGCCCGGATCGACGTTGAGGTACGGATCCAGCTTCTGCATCGTGACCCGGAGCCCACGTGCGGTAAGGAGCTGACCCAGGCTGGAAGCCGTGAGTCCCTTACCCAGAGAGGAGGCAACGCCTCCGGTGACAAAGACATACTTGGTAGCCCGCGACTGAAGTCCCACGGGCTTCCACCTTATCGCACGCCCGCCGTAGCGCTCATCGGCCACGCCGCAAGCGTCCGATGGAGTGGAAAACCGCTACCCTCGCGGCGTGACAGACGCGCACGACACCTGGACCGCACCGGTCGCGGAAGGCCCGCTCGACGCGGACATCCGCGTCCCCGGTTCGAAGTCGATCACCAACCGGGCCTACGTCCTCGCCGCGCTCGCCAGCGCGCCGACGCGGGTGCGGACCCCGCTCGACTCCCGGGACGCGCGCCTGATGCTCGGCGCCATCTACGCCCTCGGCGCCCACTCGCAGGGCAGCATCGGCGGCTACCTCGTGCACCCGCTCGGCCCCGGCCGCGTCCATCCCGACGAAACCGTCCGAGTGGAACTCGGCAACGCGGGCACGGTCGCCCGGTTCACCCCCGCGCTCGCCGCGCTGGGTACCGGCCCGGCGCTGTTCGACGGCGACGAGGCCATCCGCCGCCGCCCCATCGGGCCGCTGCTGAAGGCGCTGCGCGACCTCGGCGCCCGCATCGACGACGACCGCCGCGAGGCGCCGCCCTTCACCGTCCACGGCGAAGGCGGATTGCGGGGCGGCAGAGTCGATCTGGACTCCTCGGCGTCGAGCCAGTTCCTGTCGGCGCTGCTGCTCGCCGGGCCGTCGTTCCAGCAGGGTGTCACCGTGCGCCTCGTAGGCGGCCAGGTGCCGAGCGAACCGCATATCGCGATGACGGTCGAGATGCTCCGCCGCTTCGGGGCCACTGTGGACCGTGAGGGCACCGAATTCCACGTCGCCCCCACGCGGCTTTCCTGCCCCGAGTACATCGTCGAGCCGGATCTTTCGACGGCTGCGCCGTTCGTCGCCGCGGCGATCGCGACCGGCGGCACGGTGCGGATCGCGGGCTGGCCGCAGCGGACGACCCAGCCCGGGGACTGGCTGCGCAGCCTGGCGCCCGTTCTGGGTGCCACCGCCGAACTCGACGCGGCGGGCCTGACGGTCACCGGCGGCGGCACGATCCCCGGCGTCGAACTGGATCTGCACGACGTCGGCGAGCTGACGCCGGTGATCGCGGCGCTGCTGTGTCTCGCCGAGGGGCCGTCGGTCATCTCCGGGGTGGCGCATCTGCGCGGCCACGAGACCGACCGGCTGACCGCGCTCGCCACCGAACTGTCGTCGCTCGGCGCCGACGTCCGCGAGACCGAGGACGGTCTGCGGATCACGCCGGCACCGTTGCACGGCGGGAAGTTCCACACCTACGACGATCACCGGCTGGTGATGGCGGCGGCCGTGCTCGGCCTGAAGGTCGAGGGCGTGGAGGTGGAGAACCCGGGGACGGTCGGGAAGACCTTCCCCGGATTCGCCGAGGCCTGGACCTCGATGCTCGGCTAAGCGAGCCCGCCCGCGAACGGGGTCGCCCGCCACTGGTCGATCATCGGTTTCATGCCGTCCACCAGCATCGGCAGGTCGGGCGCCATCGACAGGCACGCGACCACCTGGAGCAGGCCCAGCGCCTCGAAGGTGCGCAGCACGCCTTCGTCGACCTCGCGCAGGCCGAGTTCGACGGCTGCGGCGTTGTAGGCCTTGATGCCATCGGGTCCGTTGAAGGCGAGGTCGCGTTCGATCGGGCCGCGGTTGACCAGTTCGAAGTCGGAGTACAGCTCGCCTCCGGTGGTGACGATCAGGTTGTAGCCCGGAGCGTCGCCGTGGACCGGCTGGACGGTGGCGTCCGGGAACGCCTCGGCGAAGGCCTCCTCCGATGCCAGCAGCGGCCGGAAGACCTCCCATTCGCGGCGGGCGCGGTCGAGGTCGGCGGGGTCGAGCAGGTCGGGCCTGCCTTCGAGCTGAGCGAGGCCGTCCGGGATGAACGGGGCGAGCCCGTTCAGGAACGCCAGCTCGCCGGGATAGTCGCGGAGCGCGGCGTGCAGCTTCGCGACGAGCTTCGCCGAGTGCTCCACGGCGAGGTTCGCGTCTTCGACGAACTCGATCAGCTCCCAGAACGTCATCGAGAAACCGTCGCGCCGCACCGGTTCCGCCGGCACCAGCGGGCTCGGCTTGACGACCGGAAGCCCCTTCTCGCCGAGCCAGGTGGCGACGGCGAGTTCGCGCCGCTGATCGGCCAGCTGTGTCTCCGGTGTCGTCGTGCGCGGCAGCACGGTCGGCACGCGCACGACGACCGGCGAAGGCGCCAGCCGCACGATGACGGAGAAAACGTCGTACAGGACCTCGGGTTCGGTGACGGTGATACCCAGGTCGCGTCCCGCGGAGACCGCGGCGGCCACCGCCCGCGCGGTGCGGGCGGCCCGTTGTTCGTCGGTGATCATGCCGCGAGTCTGACATGTCCGGTTCACCCGGCGGAGCGTTCTCCGTCATCCTCGGGGAACAGCGTCTTCAAGGTCACTTCCCGGTTCACCCGCACATGCTCGACGGCATGGGCCCGCGCCTGGTCGGCGTCGCCCGAAGCGATCGCGTCGTAGAGGCGGCGGTGCTCGTCGAGCAGTTCGCCCCAGTGTTCGTTCTGGCTGGTCAGCCAGCGCAGCCTGCCCTCGAGCGGGCGGAGGATCTCGTGCAGCAGCCCGTTGCCCGCGAGCGCGACGATCTGGTCGTGGAAGCGGGTGTTGAGCAGGGTGATGCGGGCCGGGTCGCCGCTCTCGGTCGCGCGGGCGGCGTCGGTGAGCAGACGTTCGAGCGCGCGGAGTTCCGCTTTGCCCGCCCGCTCGGCGGCCAGCCCGGCGGCGAGTCCTTCGAGCGCCTCGCGGACGTCGAACAGCTCCTCGACGTCGGCCTTGGCCAGCTGGCGCACGACGATCCGGCGGGGCGACTGGACGGCGAGGAATCCTTCGGCCTCCAGGCTGCGGATGGCCTCGCGCACCGGCACGCGCGAGACACCGAGATCCTCGGCGAGTTCGCGTTCGACCAGCCTGTCCCCCGGCTTCAGCCGTCCGGCGAGGATACGTTCACGCAGCTCGTCGCGGACCCGCTGCCGGGTCGCGGCCAGCGGCTGACGCTGTCCTTCCTCCGCCACCTGACCCCCTCTTCAACACCGCCGTAACAGCTCGTAACCCGAGTTTATCGGCAGAAACCTTGACGACGGGCCACCGCGGGGTGATATTTGGGATGCCAAATTTTGGGATACCAAATCGACCGGACTCCCCGTCGATCGGAGGCCCGCATGACCGCCGCCCCAGCAACCCGGTCCGAAGCGCCTACCACCGAGAACGCCGATCCCCGGCTCTGGAACGAAGACCTCGCCCCGGCGAAAGAACGCCGATGGAAGGTCTACGACATCTTCGCGCTGTGGATGTCGGACGTGCACAACCTCGGCAACTACACCTTCGCGGCGGGCCTGTTCGTCCTCGGGCTCTCGGCGTGGCAGGTGTTCACCGCCCTGCTGACCGGGTTCGTGCTCATCTACTTCGGCATGAACCTGATGGGCCGGATCGGCCAGAAGACCGGCGTCCCCTTCCCCGTCGTCGCCCGCATCAGCTTCGGCACCTTCGGCGCGAACCTGCCGGCGCTGATCCGCGCCATCATCGCGATCTTCTGGTACGGCATCCAGACCTATCTCGCCTCGGTGGCCATCACGCTGCTCGTGCTCGCGATCGATCCAGGGCTGAAACCGTTGACGGAGGTGGGTTTCCTCGGCCTGCACGCCCTCGGCTGGATCTGTTTCATCGCGTTGTGGCTGGCACAGGCGCTCGTGCTCACCCGCGGCATGGAGGCCGTGCGCAAGTTCCAGGATTGGTGCGGTCCCGGCATCTGGGTCGTGATGATCGCGCTCGCCGTGTGGATCCTGGCCGCCGCCGACTGGAACATTTCCTTGACCAGCAACCCGAAGGCACTGTCCACAGGGGAGCAAGTACGGCAATGGTTCGGCGCCGTCGGGCTGATCCTGTCCATCTACGGCACCCTGATGCTCAACTTCTGCGACTTCTCCCGGTTCGCCCCGAACCAGAAAACGGTGCGGCGCGGGAACTTCTGGGGTCTGCCGATCAACTCGACGGCCTTCGCGCTGCTGTCGGTGCTGGTCACGGCGGGCAGCCTCCAGGTGTTCGGCGAGGCCATCACCGACCCCGCCGAACTGCTCGCCCGCATCGACAACACACCCGTGCTGATCATCGGCGCGCTGACCTTCGCGATCGCCACCATGGGCGTGAACATCGTCGCGAACTTCGTCTCCCCCGCCTACGACCTGGCCAACATCTGGCCGAAACGGATCACCTTCACCATCGGCGGGATGATCAGCGCGGTCGCGGCGTTGTGCGTGCTGCCGTGGAAGCTGTACTCCTCCCCCACGGTGGTCAACTACTTCCTCGGCGGTCTCGGGGCCTTCCTCGGCCCGCTGTTCGGCATCATGATCGTCGACTACTACCTGGTGAAACGCGGCCGGATCGATGTGGACAAGCTGTTCGTGGCCGGACCCGATTCGCCGTACCATTACAAACGCGGGTTCAACCCGCGGGCGATGGTCACCTTCCTGCCCACGGCGGCGTTGTCCGCGATCATCGCGCTGGTGCCGTTCTTCGCCCCCGCCGCGCCGTACTCGTGGTTCATCGGCACCGCTTCCGCCGCGGCCCTCTATTTCGTGGTGTCGCGCAAGCAGCGGGTCGCGTGATGCGGATCCTGGTCACCAACTGCAACACCACCGAGGCGATGACCAAGGAGATCGAGGCGGGAGCCCGCGCCGCAGCGAGCCCCGGCACCGAAATCCTGGCCAGGACACCGTTGTGGGGCCCGGAATCCGCGGAGGGCTGGCTGGACAGCTTCCTGAGCGCCGCGGCCGTCCTCGACCTTCTCGACGGGCTGGACGAACCCTTCGACGCGCTCGTGATGGCCGGTTTCGGCGAGCACGGCCGGGAAGGCGCCCGGGAACTGCTCGATGTCCCGGTCGTCGACATCACCGAGGCCGCCGCGCATCTGGCCTGTCTGCTGGGAAGACGCTACGGCGTCGTGACCACATTGGACCGGACGTGCGGGCTCATCGAGGACAGCCTGCACGCCGCGGGTGTCGCGCAGAACTGTGTCGGCGTCCTCGGCGCGGGGCTCGGCGTCCTCGAACTGACCGACGAACGCCGGACGGAATCGGCCTTGCTGACCGCCGGACGCCGGGCCAGGGACGCGGGTGCGGAAGTCCTCGTGCTCGGCTGCGCGGGGATGACCGGCCTCGATCACCGCATCTCGGCGATGCTGGACATCCCGGTGATCGACGGCGTCGCCGCCGCCGTCCGCCTGGCCGAATCCCTCGTCGCTCTCGATCTCAAGACCAGCCGAGCCGGCTCCTACGCCCGCCCGCTCCCGAAAACCCGCCTCTGGCCCCGCGTTGCCGAGGAGTAACGCGAGGTTGGCGTGCCACGCGGTCGCCGGACAACTCACGCCCGGCGGCAGCCAGGCCGACAGCGCCCGGGGTGAAGGGGCCTTTCCCCGCATCCAACGCGGCGAAAGGCCCCTTCACCACAGCGGACACTTCGCCTTACAGACCGACAAGACCTCTGACGGACCGCGTTTAGTCCTCTGGATGCGGTCCTTGCACACGCAAGTACCGCATCCAGAGGACTAAACGCGAAAGGGGCTAGTTGCCGGCGGCGGCGATCCCGGGGGCGGGAGCCTGGGCGTTACCCGCGATGCCGTACCGGCCGGCGCCGCCTTCGAGCTGCTCCCGCAGCGCCATGATCGTGGTGACCCGGCCCGCCGCGGTCTCCGCGTTGTCCACAGTGGACAGGATGGACGTCGACGAGGTGTCGGCCCGGACGACGCCGATCGCGCCGGTGCCGTCGGCGGATCCCGTGTCGCCGGCCAGGACGGTGCCCGCACCGGAGCGGTCGAGCTGCGCGGCGAACCGCGCGATGGTCGAGGCGCGGTCACCGGCGCCGTCACCGGTGTACTTGGAGCCGGTGAGCACGATCGCGAGCTGCGCGGGCTTCACATCCCCGCCGGTCTTGAGGAATCCACCGTCGGTGAGGCCGCCGAGCGCCGCCGCCAGCTCCACCGGCGTGGACTGCGGCTGCGCGTTGTCCTTGTTCAGCAACGCCACGGACCCGATCAGCGCGCCCGCGAGGGTGCCGGGGTCGCCCGCGGTCGGGAACTGGACACCGGCCGGCTGAAGGCGCGACACGACGTCACGCAGCTGATCCGACCGCATGGGGTCGGAGAACGCCTCGGTCAGCTGGATCTCACCGGTGACCGAGGCACCGGCCTGTCCGACGAGCTGCTTGAGCGCGTCGCGGTCCGCGGGCTTCGCGTCCTCGGTGGTCACCAGCACCACCGAACGCTTGTCGAGCTGCCCCGCGACGACTTTCGGCCCCATCGCGCCGGCGAACGCGTCCGCGTCGCCGAGCCTGGCGTTGAGCGAATTGCGCTGCGCCTCCAGATCCGCGACCTGGGAACCCAGATCCTCCTTCTGGCTGGCGAGACCCGAAAGCAGGGAACCGTTCAGCGCCGTCGACCCGAGCACCACCCCGATGGCGAGCGCCAGGAAGCAGGCGGCGATGGAAA from Amycolatopsis sp. EV170708-02-1 includes:
- a CDS encoding aspartate/glutamate racemase family protein, whose product is MRILVTNCNTTEAMTKEIEAGARAAASPGTEILARTPLWGPESAEGWLDSFLSAAAVLDLLDGLDEPFDALVMAGFGEHGREGARELLDVPVVDITEAAAHLACLLGRRYGVVTTLDRTCGLIEDSLHAAGVAQNCVGVLGAGLGVLELTDERRTESALLTAGRRARDAGAEVLVLGCAGMTGLDHRISAMLDIPVIDGVAAAVRLAESLVALDLKTSRAGSYARPLPKTRLWPRVAEE
- a CDS encoding copper transporter; the encoded protein is MISLRYHIVSIAACFLALAIGVVLGSTALNGSLLSGLASQKEDLGSQVADLEAQRNSLNARLGDADAFAGAMGPKVVAGQLDKRSVVLVTTEDAKPADRDALKQLVGQAGASVTGEIQLTEAFSDPMRSDQLRDVVSRLQPAGVQFPTAGDPGTLAGALIGSVALLNKDNAQPQSTPVELAAALGGLTDGGFLKTGGDVKPAQLAIVLTGSKYTGDGAGDRASTIARFAAQLDRSGAGTVLAGDTGSADGTGAIGVVRADTSSTSILSTVDNAETAAGRVTTIMALREQLEGGAGRYGIAGNAQAPAPGIAAAGN
- a CDS encoding NCS1 family nucleobase:cation symporter-1; protein product: MTAAPATRSEAPTTENADPRLWNEDLAPAKERRWKVYDIFALWMSDVHNLGNYTFAAGLFVLGLSAWQVFTALLTGFVLIYFGMNLMGRIGQKTGVPFPVVARISFGTFGANLPALIRAIIAIFWYGIQTYLASVAITLLVLAIDPGLKPLTEVGFLGLHALGWICFIALWLAQALVLTRGMEAVRKFQDWCGPGIWVVMIALAVWILAAADWNISLTSNPKALSTGEQVRQWFGAVGLILSIYGTLMLNFCDFSRFAPNQKTVRRGNFWGLPINSTAFALLSVLVTAGSLQVFGEAITDPAELLARIDNTPVLIIGALTFAIATMGVNIVANFVSPAYDLANIWPKRITFTIGGMISAVAALCVLPWKLYSSPTVVNYFLGGLGAFLGPLFGIMIVDYYLVKRGRIDVDKLFVAGPDSPYHYKRGFNPRAMVTFLPTAALSAIIALVPFFAPAAPYSWFIGTASAAALYFVVSRKQRVA